Proteins co-encoded in one Acidovorax sp. 69 genomic window:
- a CDS encoding diguanylate cyclase has translation MSPERQRLARMLFDEYIAMYSARDARLVDRFSENFSGFAGSSDKLIKNRSDWLEVTLLDFAQVPERIRIEVLDLFPQELGADVLAVTAFFHIHLPSPDPLFSREIARLVVIFRQEGDDWKIAHSSISIPYGLARDGEVYPVSRLQQRNHELQEMVDERTQALAQANHQLQLLSNTDGLTGIPNRRFFDEALAHEWARAQRANAPLSLIMLDVDVFKHFNDHYGHLAGDACLKSLALTLAQTGGHRDGDLVSRFGGEEFVVLLPGADARAAMDMATHIQQAIHALALPHEGAPFGIVTVSFGVATMVPQRDQLAQELVRRADRAMYRAKQGGRNRIDRAPD, from the coding sequence ATGTCACCTGAACGCCAACGGCTGGCCCGCATGTTGTTTGACGAGTACATCGCGATGTACTCGGCGCGCGATGCCCGGCTGGTGGACCGCTTCAGCGAGAACTTCAGCGGTTTTGCGGGCAGCAGCGACAAGCTGATCAAGAACCGCAGCGATTGGCTGGAGGTGACGCTCTTGGACTTTGCCCAGGTGCCTGAGCGCATTCGCATCGAGGTGCTGGATCTTTTTCCGCAGGAGCTGGGCGCGGATGTGCTGGCTGTCACCGCGTTCTTCCATATCCATCTGCCCAGCCCCGATCCGCTGTTTTCCCGCGAAATCGCCCGCCTCGTGGTCATTTTTCGGCAAGAGGGTGATGACTGGAAAATTGCGCACAGCAGTATTTCCATCCCCTATGGACTTGCCCGGGACGGTGAGGTGTACCCCGTCAGCCGGTTGCAACAGCGCAACCATGAGTTGCAGGAGATGGTGGACGAGCGCACCCAGGCGCTGGCCCAGGCCAACCACCAGTTGCAGCTGCTCAGCAATACCGATGGCCTGACGGGTATTCCCAACCGCCGCTTCTTTGATGAGGCCCTGGCCCACGAATGGGCGCGCGCCCAGCGGGCCAACGCCCCGCTGTCCCTGATCATGCTGGACGTGGACGTGTTCAAGCACTTCAACGACCACTACGGCCACTTGGCGGGCGATGCCTGCCTGAAGTCGTTGGCCCTGACCCTGGCGCAAACGGGCGGGCACCGCGACGGTGACCTGGTGTCCCGGTTTGGCGGCGAAGAGTTTGTCGTGCTGCTGCCTGGTGCCGATGCCCGCGCTGCCATGGACATGGCCACACACATCCAGCAGGCCATCCATGCGCTGGCCCTGCCTCACGAAGGCGCGCCGTTCGGCATCGTGACCGTGAGTTTCGGTGTGGCCACCATGGTGCCGCAACGCGACCAGTTGGCCCAAGAACTGGTGCGGCGCGCCGATCGCGCGATGTACCGCGCCAAACAGGGCGGCCGCAACCGCATCGATCGGGCGCCGGACTGA
- a CDS encoding HDOD domain-containing protein — MELNALLAQPVALPSLPRAVALLMSELAHNEPSLRRLNQLFGTDPALAARLLELANSATFQLPRQIAGIPEALALLGTAQLRTLVTTAPLGTTSRSVPGVNMQQFWRYSLNTAKLARSLAGIVHQNQIAAYTAGLLHALGELVIHLADPEKAQSVNTLVAPFDLRRDKIEQRIFGFSYGHVTAGCARRWQLPEVVIDALQHQSAPFDNKAYEPLAGVIHLAAWRARAREAELSEKELAVSFPGEVGLTLGLDIDMVLQQDPIDWTARPEAADFVV, encoded by the coding sequence ATGGAGTTGAACGCACTGCTGGCCCAACCTGTGGCGCTGCCCAGTCTTCCGCGCGCTGTGGCGTTGCTGATGAGCGAGCTGGCCCACAATGAGCCCAGCCTGCGCCGCTTGAACCAGCTGTTTGGCACCGACCCGGCATTGGCGGCCCGGTTGCTGGAGCTGGCCAACTCCGCGACCTTTCAGCTGCCGCGCCAGATAGCGGGTATCCCCGAGGCGCTGGCATTGCTGGGCACGGCGCAGCTGCGCACGCTGGTCACTACGGCGCCGCTGGGTACCACGTCGCGGTCCGTGCCAGGGGTGAACATGCAGCAGTTTTGGCGCTACAGCCTGAACACCGCCAAGCTCGCCCGATCACTGGCGGGCATCGTCCATCAGAACCAGATCGCGGCCTACACCGCAGGTTTGCTCCACGCCTTGGGCGAGCTGGTGATTCACCTGGCAGACCCGGAAAAGGCCCAGTCGGTGAACACCCTGGTGGCACCGTTTGATTTGCGCCGCGACAAGATTGAGCAGCGTATCTTTGGCTTCAGCTACGGCCATGTCACCGCAGGCTGCGCCCGCCGGTGGCAATTGCCTGAGGTGGTGATTGACGCCTTGCAGCACCAGAGCGCGCCATTTGACAACAAGGCCTACGAACCACTGGCAGGGGTCATCCACCTGGCTGCATGGCGTGCCCGCGCCCGCGAGGCCGAATTGAGCGAGAAAGAGCTGGCGGTGTCCTTCCCTGGTGAAGTAGGCCTGACCTTGGGGCTTGATATCGACATGGTGCTGCAACAGGACCCGATTGACTGGACCGCTCGGCCTGAGGCGGCGGATTTCGTGGTCTGA
- a CDS encoding methylated-DNA--[protein]-cysteine S-methyltransferase: MSLQPPIGTDAQETACGHTLFATALGTCGIAWGPGGIVAVQLPEANAQATQARLLRGLAPGTYGQAMPSALVCHAIAGIQALLAGQPLDLQELPLDMSRISAFHQQVYAVARDIPPGQTRTYGEVAELLGGKGLSRAVGQALGLNPFAPVVPCHRVLAAGDKPGGFSAGGGALTKMRMLQIEGAWLGGTRSLFGEAD, encoded by the coding sequence ATGTCCTTGCAGCCCCCCATAGGAACGGACGCGCAGGAGACCGCATGCGGCCACACCCTGTTCGCCACCGCGCTTGGCACCTGCGGCATTGCGTGGGGGCCGGGCGGCATCGTGGCGGTGCAACTGCCTGAGGCCAATGCACAGGCCACGCAGGCGCGCCTGCTGCGGGGGCTGGCGCCGGGCACGTATGGGCAGGCTATGCCATCCGCCCTGGTGTGCCATGCCATCGCAGGCATACAGGCCTTGCTGGCTGGGCAGCCGCTGGACTTGCAGGAGCTGCCGCTCGATATGTCGCGCATCTCGGCATTTCACCAGCAGGTGTATGCCGTTGCCCGTGACATCCCGCCGGGCCAAACGCGTACCTACGGTGAGGTGGCGGAGCTGTTGGGTGGCAAGGGCCTTTCGCGGGCGGTTGGGCAGGCGCTGGGGCTGAACCCATTTGCGCCCGTGGTGCCCTGCCACCGGGTGTTGGCAGCGGGCGACAAGCCCGGTGGTTTCTCGGCCGGCGGTGGCGCGCTGACCAAGATGCGCATGCTGCAAATCGAAGGCGCATGGCTGGGGGGAACCCGGTCGCTGTTTGGTGAGGCGGACTAA
- a CDS encoding Tex family protein translates to MQQIIRQLAAEIRVSEQQVRAAVELLDGGATVPFIARYRKEVTNGLDDIQLRELEARLSYLRELDDRRATVLKSIDEQGKLTDVLRAAIAAAPTKQELEDIYLPFKQKRRTKGQMAREFGIEPLADKLFADPTLDPAVEAAAFTKPAEVLDDGKTGADFSTVPAVLDGVRDILSERWAEDAVLVQSLREWLWTEGLLRSKKVDGKNENDPEVSKFRDYFEYDEPIGRVPSHRALAVFRGRGLEILEAKLVLPVEPEPGKPSLAEGKIALHLGWSHASRPADDLIRKSVAWTWRVKLSLSTERDLFARLRDDAEKVAIKVFADNLRDLLLAAPAGPRVVMGLDPGIRTGVKVAVVDATGKLVETATVYPHEPRRDWEGSLHTLGKLAEKHGVNLIAIGNGTASRETDKLAAELIKLMEKVPVAQTGKARAAIEKVVVSEAGASVYSASEYASQEMPDVDVSLRGAASIARRLQDPLAELVKIDPKSIGVGQYQHDVNQSELARTLGTVVEDCVNSVGVDLNTASVPLLSRVSGLSGSVAKAVVRWREANGAFKSRKQLMDVAGLGAKTFEQSAGFLRIRGGDNPLDMTGVHPETYPVVEQIMQTTGKPVAEIMGRADMLKTLKPELFANDKFGVITVKDILTELEKPGRDPRPDFKVARFNDGVEDIKDLKEGMILEGTVSNVAQFGAFIDLGVHQDGLVHVSQLAHKFVNDAREVVKTGDIVKVKVMEVDVERKRIGLSMKLGDAPPRQGGDRGAPRDNRFEGPGRGHSQPQRRASEPAQQSAMASAFAKLQQVKGR, encoded by the coding sequence ATGCAGCAGATCATTCGGCAGTTGGCCGCAGAAATCAGGGTCAGTGAACAGCAGGTGCGCGCAGCGGTAGAGCTGCTGGACGGCGGCGCCACGGTGCCCTTCATCGCCCGCTACCGCAAGGAAGTCACCAACGGGCTGGACGATATCCAGCTGCGCGAGCTGGAGGCCCGCCTGTCGTACCTGCGCGAGCTGGACGACCGCCGCGCTACCGTGCTGAAAAGCATTGACGAGCAGGGCAAGCTGACCGACGTCCTGCGGGCTGCCATTGCCGCCGCGCCCACCAAGCAAGAGCTGGAAGACATCTACCTGCCGTTCAAGCAAAAGCGTCGCACCAAGGGCCAGATGGCACGCGAGTTTGGTATCGAGCCGCTGGCCGACAAGCTGTTTGCCGACCCCACGCTCGACCCAGCCGTGGAGGCCGCAGCCTTCACCAAGCCTGCCGAAGTGCTGGACGATGGCAAAACAGGCGCTGACTTTTCGACCGTGCCTGCGGTGCTGGACGGCGTGCGCGACATTCTGAGCGAGCGCTGGGCCGAAGATGCCGTGCTGGTGCAAAGCCTGCGCGAGTGGCTGTGGACGGAAGGGCTTCTGCGCAGCAAGAAGGTCGATGGCAAGAACGAGAACGACCCCGAGGTCTCCAAGTTCCGCGACTACTTCGAATACGACGAGCCCATCGGCCGCGTGCCCTCGCACCGCGCGCTGGCGGTGTTCCGGGGCCGTGGCCTCGAAATTCTCGAAGCCAAGCTGGTGTTGCCTGTCGAACCTGAACCCGGCAAACCGAGCCTGGCCGAGGGCAAGATCGCCCTGCACTTGGGCTGGAGCCATGCCAGCCGCCCGGCCGATGACCTGATCCGCAAAAGCGTGGCCTGGACCTGGCGCGTGAAGCTGAGCCTGTCGACCGAGCGCGACCTGTTTGCCCGCCTGCGCGACGATGCCGAAAAGGTCGCCATCAAGGTGTTTGCCGACAACCTGCGCGACCTGCTGCTGGCCGCCCCCGCCGGTCCGCGCGTGGTGATGGGGCTGGACCCCGGCATCCGCACGGGCGTGAAGGTGGCTGTGGTGGATGCTACCGGCAAGCTGGTGGAAACCGCCACTGTCTACCCGCACGAGCCGCGCCGCGACTGGGAAGGCTCGCTGCACACGCTGGGCAAGCTGGCCGAAAAACATGGCGTGAACCTGATCGCCATTGGCAACGGCACCGCCAGCCGCGAAACCGACAAGCTGGCCGCCGAGCTGATCAAGTTAATGGAAAAAGTGCCTGTAGCGCAGACAGGAAAAGCACGAGCAGCTATCGAAAAGGTAGTGGTGAGTGAGGCGGGTGCCTCCGTCTACAGTGCCAGCGAATACGCATCCCAAGAGATGCCCGATGTGGATGTGAGCCTGCGCGGCGCCGCATCCATTGCCCGCCGCCTGCAAGACCCGCTGGCCGAGCTGGTCAAGATCGACCCCAAGAGCATCGGCGTGGGCCAGTACCAGCATGACGTGAACCAGAGCGAACTGGCCCGCACGTTGGGCACGGTAGTAGAAGACTGCGTGAACTCGGTGGGCGTGGACCTGAACACGGCCAGCGTGCCGCTTTTGAGCCGCGTGTCGGGCCTGTCGGGCAGCGTGGCCAAGGCCGTGGTGCGCTGGCGCGAGGCCAATGGCGCGTTCAAAAGCCGCAAGCAACTGATGGATGTGGCGGGCCTGGGCGCCAAGACCTTTGAGCAGAGCGCGGGCTTCTTGCGCATCCGTGGCGGCGACAACCCGCTGGACATGACCGGCGTGCACCCCGAGACCTACCCCGTGGTCGAGCAGATCATGCAAACCACCGGCAAACCCGTGGCCGAGATCATGGGCCGCGCCGACATGCTCAAGACCCTCAAGCCCGAGCTGTTTGCCAACGACAAATTCGGCGTCATCACCGTCAAGGACATCCTCACCGAGCTGGAAAAGCCCGGCCGCGACCCGCGCCCCGACTTCAAGGTGGCGCGCTTCAACGACGGTGTGGAAGACATCAAGGACCTGAAGGAAGGCATGATTCTGGAGGGCACGGTGAGCAACGTGGCCCAGTTCGGCGCCTTCATCGACCTGGGCGTGCACCAGGACGGCCTGGTGCATGTGAGCCAGCTGGCCCACAAGTTCGTGAACGACGCGCGCGAAGTGGTCAAGACCGGCGACATCGTCAAGGTCAAGGTCATGGAAGTGGACGTGGAGCGCAAGCGCATCGGCCTGTCGATGAAGCTGGGCGACGCGCCGCCGCGCCAAGGTGGCGACCGGGGCGCGCCGCGCGACAACCGCTTCGAAGGCCCCGGCCGGGGGCATTCGCAACCGCAGCGTCGGGCCTCAGAGCCCGCACAGCAGTCGGCCATGGCGTCTGCGTTTGCAAAGTTGCAACAGGTCAAAGGCCGATAG
- a CDS encoding GNAT family N-acetyltransferase, with amino-acid sequence MAMRWVWDRFDDLGVHALHDTLALRCKVFILEQGPYQDPDGADKQSWHLLGYDDAGALMASLRVVDPGVNYPEPSIGRVVTAKEARGNGSGRALMVEGMARCQQAWPGRSVRISAQAHLQRFYGSLGFVPVSDEYLEDDIPHIEMLWSAP; translated from the coding sequence ATGGCCATGCGCTGGGTGTGGGACCGCTTTGACGACCTGGGCGTGCACGCGCTGCACGACACGCTCGCGCTGCGCTGCAAGGTCTTCATCCTGGAGCAGGGCCCCTACCAGGACCCGGATGGTGCCGACAAACAATCGTGGCACCTGCTGGGTTATGACGATGCGGGCGCTTTGATGGCCAGCCTGCGCGTGGTGGACCCAGGCGTGAACTACCCCGAGCCCTCCATCGGCCGTGTGGTCACCGCCAAGGAAGCGCGTGGCAACGGCTCCGGCCGCGCGCTCATGGTCGAGGGCATGGCGCGTTGCCAGCAGGCGTGGCCCGGCCGCAGCGTGCGCATCAGCGCCCAGGCGCACCTGCAGCGTTTTTACGGCAGCCTGGGTTTTGTGCCGGTGTCGGACGAATACCTGGAAGATGACATCCCGCACATCGAAATGTTGTGGAGCGCCCCATGA
- a CDS encoding glutathione S-transferase family protein — protein MSHLILHHYPSSPFSEKIRAVLGFKQLAWKSVVIPSIMPKPDVVALTGGYRKTPFLQIGADIYCDSALICDVLEHEQPEPVLYPPHLKGVARVFAQWADTTLFWAAMAYNLQPKGASAMFANLPPAAAQAFGEDRREMSAGMQRLRPADATAAYRSYLRRIAHMAEEHDFLFGAEPSLADFAAYHPLWFTRQCVPVMADIFAATPAVLEWMDRVAGLGHGRMEKFKAEDAITVAAGLDPLPLADDLFQDEHGIPLGTSVAISAESFGTEPTEGELIAATRTRYTLRRTDPRAGTVHVHFPRIGYTLRKLET, from the coding sequence ATGTCCCACCTCATCCTGCACCACTACCCCTCGTCGCCGTTCTCCGAAAAGATCCGGGCAGTGCTGGGCTTCAAGCAACTGGCTTGGAAGTCGGTTGTTATCCCCAGCATCATGCCCAAACCGGACGTGGTGGCCCTGACCGGTGGCTACCGCAAGACACCGTTTCTGCAGATTGGCGCTGACATCTATTGCGACTCGGCCCTGATCTGCGATGTGTTGGAGCACGAACAGCCCGAGCCCGTGCTGTACCCGCCCCACCTCAAAGGCGTGGCGCGCGTGTTTGCGCAGTGGGCCGACACCACGCTGTTCTGGGCCGCCATGGCGTACAACTTGCAGCCCAAGGGCGCATCGGCCATGTTTGCCAACCTGCCGCCTGCCGCAGCCCAGGCCTTTGGCGAGGACCGCCGGGAGATGAGCGCAGGCATGCAGCGCCTGCGCCCGGCCGATGCCACGGCGGCCTACCGCTCGTACCTGCGCCGCATTGCGCACATGGCCGAAGAGCACGACTTTCTGTTTGGCGCCGAGCCCAGCCTGGCCGACTTTGCGGCGTACCACCCGCTGTGGTTCACGCGCCAGTGTGTTCCGGTCATGGCCGATATTTTTGCTGCTACCCCGGCCGTGCTGGAGTGGATGGACCGTGTGGCGGGCCTGGGTCACGGCCGCATGGAGAAGTTCAAAGCCGAAGACGCCATCACCGTGGCTGCCGGGCTGGACCCGCTGCCACTGGCCGACGACCTGTTCCAGGACGAGCATGGCATTCCCCTGGGAACCTCGGTGGCGATTTCCGCCGAGAGTTTTGGCACCGAACCCACGGAGGGCGAATTGATTGCGGCGACCCGTACCCGCTACACCCTGCGCCGCACCGACCCGCGTGCAGGTACGGTGCATGTGCATTTCCCCCGGATTGGCTACACATTGCGAAAGCTGGAGACTTAA
- a CDS encoding DUF4148 domain-containing protein yields the protein MNNTARFLSIAAVAAFASFGAQADEADASQFATKFETSRTRAEVAAEAATVAQTRSIEPAGSRVVTYKSTADRAAVRAQAAEALRTGQIPSGEFSAM from the coding sequence ATGAACAACACCGCACGTTTCCTCTCTATCGCCGCTGTGGCCGCTTTCGCTTCTTTTGGCGCACAAGCCGACGAAGCCGATGCTTCGCAATTTGCCACCAAGTTTGAAACCAGCCGCACCCGCGCTGAAGTGGCTGCTGAAGCCGCTACCGTGGCACAGACCCGTTCCATCGAGCCAGCAGGTTCGCGCGTGGTGACTTACAAGTCCACGGCTGACCGCGCTGCGGTGCGTGCCCAGGCGGCAGAAGCTCTGCGCACCGGCCAGATCCCTTCGGGCGAATTCAGCGCCATGTAA
- a CDS encoding DUF72 domain-containing protein, which produces MQDDLFGDAAPKPGPTTSVAAERCAEAPAPSVRRARSGQVAACAPDDALQSLATALPERLRLGTSSWTYPGWKGLVWEGEHSDAQLSKQGLAVYAQHPLMRTVSIDRSFYRPLTASQYERYASQVPDDFRFVVKAPSVVTDALVRSEDGRGREPNAAFLSPELARSECVEPALQGLGHKLGALVFQLSPLPLAQLDRMPALLARLRAMLLALPSLAPLAPDGVIAVEVRDPEWLTPDFAAVLREAGATYCLGLHAKMPPLKDQLPILRALWPSPLVCRWNLNPVHGPYGYEEAERLYTPYDRLHHPDRETRAALAAVIAGVTGRGQNALVTISNHAEGCAPLTVRGVAQEVAKQQAG; this is translated from the coding sequence ATGCAAGACGATCTGTTTGGCGATGCCGCGCCCAAGCCCGGTCCCACGACGTCTGTGGCCGCAGAGCGCTGCGCCGAAGCCCCAGCCCCCTCGGTGCGGCGCGCACGGTCTGGCCAGGTGGCGGCCTGCGCGCCGGACGACGCTCTTCAATCCTTGGCCACCGCCTTGCCCGAGCGGCTGCGGCTGGGCACCTCGTCGTGGACCTACCCCGGATGGAAGGGACTGGTGTGGGAAGGCGAGCACTCCGATGCGCAACTCTCCAAACAGGGGCTGGCCGTGTATGCCCAGCACCCACTGATGCGCACTGTCAGCATCGACCGCAGCTTTTACCGGCCCCTGACCGCGAGCCAGTACGAGCGTTATGCGTCGCAAGTGCCCGACGACTTTCGTTTTGTGGTGAAGGCGCCCAGCGTGGTGACCGATGCCCTGGTGCGCAGCGAAGACGGCCGGGGCCGTGAGCCCAACGCGGCGTTTTTGAGCCCGGAGCTGGCCCGCAGCGAATGTGTGGAACCCGCTCTGCAGGGACTGGGGCACAAGCTGGGTGCGCTGGTGTTCCAGCTCAGTCCCCTGCCCCTGGCGCAGCTCGATCGCATGCCGGCCCTGTTGGCACGCCTGCGCGCCATGCTGCTGGCCCTGCCCTCGCTGGCCCCATTGGCGCCAGACGGCGTGATCGCCGTGGAAGTGCGTGACCCCGAATGGCTGACCCCCGACTTTGCCGCCGTGCTGCGCGAAGCCGGTGCCACGTACTGCCTGGGCCTGCACGCCAAAATGCCGCCGCTCAAGGACCAGTTGCCGATTCTGCGCGCACTGTGGCCCAGCCCGCTGGTGTGCCGCTGGAACCTGAACCCCGTGCATGGTCCCTACGGCTACGAAGAGGCCGAACGGCTCTACACCCCCTATGACCGGCTGCACCACCCGGACCGGGAGACGCGGGCGGCGCTGGCGGCAGTGATTGCGGGCGTCACGGGCCGAGGGCAGAACGCGCTGGTGACCATCAGCAACCATGCCGAGGGCTGCGCGCCGCTGACGGTGCGGGGCGTCGCGCAAGAAGTCGCAAAGCAGCAGGCCGGCTAG
- a CDS encoding SDR family oxidoreductase has protein sequence MIDNFNGKTAVLTGAGSGFGLECARIGARLGMNLVLVDVQQDALDAAAAEMQSAGCQVLARKVDVSNAAQMEQLAVDVEQRFGAPHLVFNNAGVGAGGLVWENSVKDWEWVLGVNLWGVVHGVRLFTPMMLAAAKADPAWRGHIVNTASMAGLLDAPNMGIYNVSKHAVVSLSETLYQDLSLVTDQVSASVLCPFFVPTGISQSHRNRPGELPADKPTKSQLIGQAMSDKAVGSGKVTAAEVAQKVFDAAAQGQFYVYSHPKALASVQTRMEDVMLGRNPTDPFAAKPEVGAQLRAALRAD, from the coding sequence ATGATCGACAACTTCAACGGCAAAACGGCCGTTCTCACCGGTGCGGGCTCGGGCTTTGGCCTCGAATGCGCCCGGATTGGAGCCCGCCTGGGCATGAACCTGGTGCTGGTGGACGTGCAACAGGACGCGCTCGATGCTGCAGCGGCCGAGATGCAGTCCGCAGGCTGCCAGGTGCTGGCCCGCAAGGTCGATGTATCGAATGCCGCGCAGATGGAACAGCTGGCCGTGGATGTGGAGCAGCGCTTTGGCGCCCCGCACCTCGTGTTCAACAACGCGGGCGTGGGCGCGGGCGGCCTGGTGTGGGAGAACTCGGTCAAGGACTGGGAATGGGTGCTGGGCGTGAACCTGTGGGGTGTGGTGCATGGCGTGCGCCTGTTCACCCCCATGATGCTGGCAGCAGCCAAGGCAGACCCTGCCTGGCGCGGCCACATCGTCAACACGGCCAGCATGGCGGGCCTGCTTGATGCGCCCAACATGGGCATTTACAACGTGAGCAAGCATGCGGTGGTGAGCCTGTCGGAGACGCTGTACCAGGATCTATCGCTCGTCACTGACCAGGTCAGTGCCAGCGTGTTGTGCCCCTTCTTTGTGCCCACCGGCATCAGCCAGAGCCACCGCAACCGTCCGGGGGAGCTGCCTGCCGACAAGCCCACCAAGAGCCAGCTCATCGGGCAGGCCATGAGCGACAAGGCGGTGGGCAGCGGCAAGGTCACGGCGGCCGAGGTGGCGCAAAAAGTGTTCGATGCAGCCGCGCAGGGCCAGTTCTATGTCTACAGCCACCCCAAGGCGCTGGCCTCGGTGCAGACGCGCATGGAAGACGTGATGCTGGGCCGCAACCCCACCGACCCTTTTGCTGCCAAGCCCGAGGTGGGCGCGCAGCTGCGCGCAGCGCTGCGGGCCGACTGA
- a CDS encoding isovaleryl-CoA dehydrogenase, whose translation MTAATARLAHTHDVFNQSTPWADVNLFTTNLPLQDALRLHAPDLPLAGLTALGAEMGSAEMQTHARLANTHKPQLRTHDRFGHRTDVVEFHPSYHALIGAALRHGLHATPWSRTDTAHAHTERAAGFMMFTEAEPSVLCPVSMSYAVTPALRSAGGNPAVWADWSAGLASTQYDPRLALFSQKSALTMGMGMTEKQGGSDVRANTTQAVADGEDAWGPRYRITGHKWFFSAPMCDAFLILAQAPGGLTCFFLPRVVPGGADGSVNNIRIQRLKDKLGNHANASSEVEFIDAIAWRVGEEGRGVAQILEMGTMTRLDCALGTSGLMRQALSIALHHTRQRAAFGKKLIDQPLMRNVLADLALESEAATALSIRLANAFDHKDQSEHEAVMARLLTPVAKFWVCKRGSVFAQEAMECLGGNGYVEEGGEGVMARIYREMPLNSIWEGAGNIMALDLLRAVRRADTAAALADELAPVRGAHPALDRMASALPLRVDAMTTEAEARRLAQDVALAVQAALLVRSAPASVFGAFCDSRLGGDWGYSFGTLGTGADLDALLARALPT comes from the coding sequence ATGACCGCTGCAACCGCCCGCCTTGCACACACCCATGACGTGTTCAACCAGAGCACACCCTGGGCCGATGTGAACCTGTTCACCACCAACCTGCCTTTGCAGGACGCGCTGCGCCTGCATGCGCCGGACCTGCCTTTGGCGGGCCTGACGGCACTGGGGGCCGAGATGGGGTCGGCCGAGATGCAGACCCATGCGCGCCTGGCCAACACGCACAAGCCCCAGCTGCGCACGCACGACCGCTTTGGCCACCGCACCGATGTGGTGGAGTTCCACCCCAGCTACCACGCGCTGATAGGTGCCGCGCTGCGCCATGGGCTGCATGCCACGCCCTGGTCGCGCACGGACACCGCCCATGCGCACACCGAGCGCGCTGCGGGCTTCATGATGTTCACCGAGGCCGAGCCCTCGGTGCTGTGCCCGGTGTCGATGAGCTACGCCGTCACCCCGGCTCTGCGTAGTGCAGGCGGCAACCCTGCCGTGTGGGCCGACTGGAGTGCGGGCCTGGCCAGCACGCAATACGACCCACGCCTGGCGCTGTTCTCGCAGAAATCCGCGCTCACCATGGGCATGGGCATGACGGAGAAGCAGGGCGGATCGGACGTGCGGGCCAACACCACGCAAGCGGTGGCTGATGGCGAAGACGCCTGGGGCCCGCGCTACCGCATCACCGGCCACAAATGGTTTTTCTCGGCGCCCATGTGCGATGCGTTCCTGATCCTGGCGCAGGCGCCGGGTGGGCTCACCTGTTTCTTCCTGCCGCGTGTTGTGCCGGGCGGGGCCGATGGATCGGTCAACAACATCCGCATCCAGCGCCTCAAGGACAAGCTGGGCAACCACGCCAACGCCAGTTCCGAAGTCGAGTTCATCGACGCCATCGCGTGGCGCGTGGGGGAGGAGGGGCGCGGCGTGGCCCAGATCCTGGAGATGGGCACTATGACGCGGCTCGATTGCGCCTTGGGCACCAGCGGCCTCATGCGCCAGGCGCTCAGCATTGCGCTGCACCACACGCGCCAGCGTGCCGCCTTTGGCAAAAAGCTCATCGACCAGCCGCTCATGCGCAACGTACTGGCCGACCTTGCTCTTGAAAGTGAAGCGGCTACCGCTTTATCGATAAGGCTCGCCAACGCTTTTGACCATAAAGACCAAAGCGAACACGAGGCCGTGATGGCCCGTTTGTTGACGCCCGTGGCCAAGTTCTGGGTGTGCAAGCGCGGCAGCGTGTTTGCGCAAGAGGCCATGGAGTGCCTGGGCGGCAATGGCTACGTGGAGGAGGGCGGCGAAGGCGTGATGGCCCGCATCTATCGCGAGATGCCGCTCAACTCCATCTGGGAAGGCGCGGGCAACATCATGGCGCTGGATTTGCTGCGCGCCGTGCGCCGTGCCGACACGGCCGCTGCCCTGGCCGATGAACTGGCCCCGGTACGCGGCGCCCACCCCGCGCTGGACCGCATGGCCAGTGCGCTGCCGCTGCGTGTGGACGCCATGACCACTGAGGCCGAAGCCCGCCGCCTGGCGCAGGACGTGGCCCTGGCCGTGCAGGCTGCGCTGCTGGTCCGCAGCGCACCTGCCAGCGTCTTCGGCGCCTTCTGCGATTCACGCCTGGGCGGTGACTGGGGCTACAGCTTCGGCACGCTGGGCACTGGCGCTGATCTGGATGCGCTGCTGGCCCGCGCTCTGCCAACCTGA